The following coding sequences are from one Pocillopora verrucosa isolate sample1 chromosome 5, ASM3666991v2, whole genome shotgun sequence window:
- the LOC131799506 gene encoding uncharacterized protein isoform X2: MGLSEIEDLRQRYSHLEELYRDAVKERDQAIEERNKATVLIALQLQSETEELNKRIETLQIQNRKLDEENEDLKIRFGYAKADLNKLQQTHIKLQIEQERCLQEKEDALAQVKEFENFRNKSQIVEVIVNQGEAKMTSEQEDPAYSNVRDEIFTSGADENLELEPKPPVTLKKSGLDDVYNVHEEIGKGKFGVVKRVTERSSKTTFAAKHIRLSTAGSGSSRDDIVREIDIMNKLHHKRLVGLIDAFETSRNIVMIMEFVSGGELFERVADADCLTEGEASFYMYQLLQGLQYMHTKNIVHLDLKPENIVCVSKNSWDIKLIDFGLAQELVPGVRMTALKGTPEFMAPEAVNFEPISLATDMWSVGVIAYILLSGLSPLLGEDNNETLANVTAVEWDFEDESFDVISDEAKDFIAQLMVKSPRKRNTVTQSLEHEWMKKSASTNAIKIDTKKLKQFLAKRRWQKSVNALKAVRRLSTLSSLMNLKSRPSIAPSLPTLPSAKENVEDATGSNEIRKGKDENDAGETTNEENVLKEEDDEERQKEPPVFSKELSDLSITEGETASFEVVIENDTNCQIHWLKHGVEVIENQRLKVERHDDGRHLLLIGDIADDDCGEYSCVAKNEAGKAISTGTISIQRSSLSKSDETDEEDEEIDNSIEVPVFKKELHDIKAIEHDDVILEVIVSGDSPYELEWFKNAVDITENDRVSVVKHEDGRFTLNIRECEDDDTGEYCCVAQNEAGRVTCAGWLTVEVESVLSEDDEETESESEDEFVPKDFVAIREGDVQKFYCIEEEVGRGRFGIVKKCVELDTATRFCAKLIKSRPSQKEEFKREIDVMNTLHHPRIIRLYDAFEEPRQIILILEYCRGGDLFNRIDGDSLPEFEAVKILKQVLEAVKYMHDLGFMHLDLKPQNVMFKNEGGLKIKLIDFSLTKKFDPEQETKISFGTAEYVAPEIVNYEPVTLAADMWAIGVIAYIMLSGESPFLCESEADTFSRITDARWEFTDVFDYVSKEAKDFITRLLLKDPKKRMKVDECLEHEWIKSPGFTGKRKSKNSSEGEMTIDQNSNVTSPTELMRQESRKSELELPLDPRKLESKVKSLLSKLQNAEKENQELEEKLRDVEDRADALEDDLHTSQSSRRVLEDRVSKLEAEKTDLSKKAKTNSDVLKRVAESEGDKRALEDKLSEQTQYLENLSQKYDSLKEKIENYDILEEKVYLLERERKDLRDTKQSLEDKIAHLQVEKEELTKMNEKNSLINRDLDNEIAKLKAHRDEIENQYVCLRTEKESLVEELTKRFNILDEQKKSLSQDKSNLETKLSAFEIENKNLRLKLEDLTKDIESLKEVSKQNEQGKEKEELEKELTKVKIQKDEAKETCEELTSKLSKAYAELEQLKPAKMGHVTENRQEDISALKEKLSSLEEERDNLEDDLDDREAEIVELKGKIEHLEAENKDRNKDIMNYKSQLEVANEEIKSWRTRKDGTSSAMPKEDQGNLNEKIKDYESMMSKLTKEISSLQGKLSAAEQLNKTLEEKVKSSTQESFLDPNMEGEIIGRSENTLEYASMDFDCFDTADHSPSEDRNGRDERISPQGRINNELNREEKSEKFVLLKKEFEKVRRISEDAETRLAEELKKNQILEDEIEDFEVREEKGLRLYRELKEECNRLRAQLNDNESPENQVEARLREKLKSNEEETEALCKQLDSLKKELKVIKEEREKGDTLYTNLSERYRNLLKEKKILEQEKHERDESETKSRELEDSLQTRILELTNMKDEIESMRDKLRSLVREKEEGIKEFSILQKDLVKATNDRRQLEKQVKDEIFRAEKLERDRFVLQGKIEEMQKSLHTQDLVAAADKKAIDAYVDEIRLLKDEKGNAVKEVDRLRKHSKNLMHDLEKIAKEREDVETLKIFKEQAIKEIKTLKDENQRLNQKSEDFDQITADLNTLRTEKAIGLQHLGILEEESEIASREIAALKSENELLLEKANQLEELKETFEALKDDAESLRENIEALKLERKATEKEIEELRNTNNLHLEKIVEYDRMQEDLETLKEEKVMGLIELSSLREKNAALLEEVKATDELKRECDLIKSEKERAFEENRILIERNESLVKEQESDQRITLAFKAAEDEAERISKENGVLAEKCQTLRSKIKELTLLNDSHLMELSRLNHDLGESRKEKEALSAELESFHVIKKDLNASLESNRRLNKESRDLEVNLETQALETMRLKKEINVLKKKNDALTTEIERLQGQNAIIENQTSIALLEDGEESEQIYEPKPSNATDVRRKLDEFTTFEEIAGKYNVEEEKPGNVKLTKCNKRNETEALKQEVDFLQKEVEDLSEDHKELLQSYNALQKEYDNSKDKFGILEKSLEIKSREMKSMTEVRDLLENTKIELENELKVTSQENVQVSRELETLKEKFDSQCRSLENAEKEIGNLFKENEELHQNHIELEERYGRIRKLNRELEEDIDIETGKLVEAKERISELKKENSLLQQMNLNLQHEIDKLKGVPELSGQEQGGVAKKVKHLEKKISVAQLQKGDFETRSPGEKNKAQNTTEKNMVKVLGDETRKPQGWAENVKENKPQQNQGERTVWTLEQEIKSLRPNKERAESLAKELDQVRQRLDNEIKIRESKNEESSQKKKENDSLIYELESTRHRIVSNVINPLEEAKLPWKFRVTAADISAGKSKAWSSIKESIGTLIWDRERLVNDNKVLKQENTELKRECQEPMKGKEKIKKFEELVGKHPTDEDILSKKQEIKAIHETIASDKDKLTQLQQQKEDLLLKIEFMKRMQSTAGQERDQLAAGKSLFTSDGRLGPSSHSRFKFRRFQSVESISILKERDTFEEKQDPVDFPTQTLTVKTQWTGNERSEISTGEEQLQVARQLEVDVLLTKIEESSPGNAAVESFSSDVENFKAEILRLEGENKRLKELANEPILASSQKKMESLEAMNNFLKSEKEELILEISAKNKKIELLEKRVRELTEMRSNVVNGSRNGIHDEADLQTNALDEELSKTKHRVCELEAELEHLSNSHKSKLKRELDEVEAKWTKRLRKECMELQSELSEKHSKEKQLWQKKEVELQNIIRQMKIVMDKRLSQAETERRKLEQELNTVKTSGFHGSTISLDSNSDDSAGGVSPDPGKGKDATQSDGLSDRELRRVAYKLNGEEWSRLGTFLGVGDRDLGQLGGLSMGPQEKAFKLLVMWRTRCRLSRAQMISHLAVALEEVNRKDVAQFVLEQFMSGKPRKKLFGW; the protein is encoded by the exons ggcTCAGTGAAATAGAAGATTTACGACAACGATATAGTCACCTGGAGGAGCTCTATAGAGACGCTGTTAAGGAAAGAGACCAAGCGATCGAGGAGAGGAACAAAGCCACTGTGCTTATTGCTCTTCAGTTACAAAGCGAGACCGAAGAACTGAACAAGCGGATTGAGACACTGCAAATTCAAAACAGGAAATTGGACGAGGAGAATGAAGATCTAAAAATAAGATTTGGTTATGCCAAGGCTGACCTGAACAAGTTGCAGCAAACGCACATAAAACTACAAATTGAACAAGAACGATGTTTGCAAGAGAAAGAGGACGCGTTGGCTCAAGTTAAAGAATTTGAGAATTTCAGGAATAAAAGCCAGATTGTTGAAGTAATTGTTAACCAAGGTGAAGCGAAAATGACAAGTGAACAAGAG gATCCCGCTTACAGCAATGTCAGGGACGAGATTTTCACATCAG GTGCGGATGAAAATCTGGAACTGGAACCCAAACCACCCGTGACACTAAAGAAGTCCGGTCTGGACGATGTCTATAATGTCCATGAGGAGATCGGAAA AGGAAAGTTTGGTGTAGTGAAGAGAGTTACAGAACGTTCTTCAAAGACCACGTTTGCCGCCAAACACATCCGGCTCAGTACGGCTGGCAGCGGTTCATCGCGAGATGACATCGTGCGTGAAATTGATATCATGAACAAGCTACACCACAAGAGGCTTGTGGGATTGATTGATGCGTTTGAAACGTCCAGGAATATCGTCATGATAATGGAATT TGTGTCCGGGGGTGAGCTGTTTGAAAGAGTGGCGGATGCTGATTGCTTGACGGAGGGGGAAGCTTCTTTTTACATGTATCAATTACTGCAGGGTCTTCAATACATGCACACCAAGAATATTGTACATCTAGATCTAAAG CCTGAAAATATCGTATGCGTAAGCAAGAACAGCTGGGATATCAAACTTATCGACTTTGGCTTAGCACAGGAGCTCGTGCCGGGGGTCAGAATGACTGCTCTCAAGGGAACCCCTGAATTTATGG CTCCAGAAGCGGTCAATTTTGAGCCCATTTCATTGGCTACTGACATGTG GAGCGTTGGTGTCATAGCTTACATCCT CCTCAGTGGGTTGTCGCCACTTCTGGGAGAGGATAACAATGAGACCCTAGCCAATGTGACTGCCGTCGAGTGGGACTTTGAAGACGAGAGCTTTGACGTCATTTCTGACGAAGCTAAAGATTTCATTGCTCAACTAATGGTGAAAAGCCCCAG AAAAAGGAACACGGTTACGCAAAGTTTGGAGCATGAATGGATGAAG AAAAGTGCGTCAACAAACGCTATCAAGATAGACACCAAGAAGTTAAAACAATTCTTAGCCAAACGAAGGTGGCAG aaaTCTGTTAACGCACTGAAAGCGGTCCGTCGATTATCCACCTTGTCGTCTCTCATGAACCTCAAGAGTCGTCCCTCGATTGCACCGTCATTACCAACTCTTCCTTCTGCCAAGGAGAATGTTGAAGATGCAACTGGCTCTAATGAAATTCGTAAAGGAAAAGACGAGAATGACGCTGGAGAAACAACAAACGAGGAAAACGTATTAAAAGAAGAGGATGATGAGGAAAGACAGAAGG AACCACCGGTATTCAGCAAAGAATTAAGTGACCTCTCTATCACAGAGGGAGAAACGGCTTCCTTTGAAGTTGTCATCGAGAACGACACCAATTGTCAGATTCATTGGTTAAAGCATGGTGTAGAAGTAATTGAGAACCAGCGGTTGAAGGTTGAACGTCATGATGATGGACGTCATTTGCTCCTCATCGGGGATATAGCAGATGATGATTGCGGAGAGTATTCTTGCGTAGCTAAGAACGAGGCTGGAAAGGCGATAAGTACAGGGACGATTTCCATACAACGGTCTT CCCTTTCGAAAAGCGACGAAACCGACGAGGAAGATGAAGAAATAGACAACTCTATAG AAGTTCCAGTTTTCAAGAAAGAACTCCACGACATAAAAGCAATTGAACATGACGACGTTATTCTCGAGGTGATTGTCAGTGGTGACTCGCCCTACGAACTGGAGTGGTTTAAAAATGCCGTTGACATAACTGAAAACGATCGTGTTTCCGTGGTTAAACACGAAGACGGCCGATTTACCCTTAACATTCGGGAGTGTGAGGACGACGACACCGGAGAGTACTGTTGCGTAGCTCAGAATGAGGCTGGAAGAGTCACGTGTGCAGGATGGTTAACCGTTGAAG TGGAAAGCGTCTTGTCTGAGGATGACGAAGAGACTGAGTCAGAGAGTGAAGATGAATTTGTACCAAAAGATTTTGTTGCGATTAGGGAAGGCGATGTACAAAAATTCTACTGTATCGAAGAAGAGGTTGGCAG GGGTCGTTTTGGGATTGTTAAGAAGTGCGTCGAACTTGACACTGCAACGAGGTTCTGTGCTAAGTTAATCAAATCGCGACCCAGTCAAAAGGAGGAGTTTAAGCGCGAGATTGACGTCATGAATACCCTTCACCATCCCCGGATAATTAGACTCTACGATGCGTTTGAAGAGCCCAGGCAGATCATCCTTATATTGGAGTA TTGCAGAGGAGGTGATTTATTCAATCGTATTGATGGCGATTCTCTTCCTGAGTTCGAAGCAGTAAAAATCCTCAAACAAGTTTTGGAGGCTGTCAAGTACATGCACGACCTTGGTTTCATGCATTTAGACTTAAAG CCACAGAACGTGATGTTTAAAAATGAAGGCGGTTTAAAGATAAAATTGATCGATTTCAGTCTAACAAAGAAGTTTGATCCTGAGCAAGAAACAAAGATATCGTTCGGAACTGCTGAATACGTTG CTCCAGAAATTGTCAACTACGAGCCTGTAACCTTAGCAGCAGACATGTG GGCGATTGGTGTTATTGCTTATATTAT gtTGAGTGGCGAATCTCCGTTTCTTTGTGAGAGTGAGGCGGACACTTTCTCGCGCATTACCGATGCACGCTGGGAATTTACGGACGTGTTTGATTACGTCAGCAAGGAGGCCAAGGACTTCATAACCAGGCTACTTCTCAAAGATCCAAA AAAAAGAATGAAAGTAGACGAATGCCTGGAACATGAGTGGATCAAG TCACCAGGGTTTACTGGAAAACGGAAAAGCAAGAACTCCTCGGAG GGCGAGATGACTATTGACCAAAACTCAAACGTTACATCGCCAACAGAACTGATGAGACAAG AGAGCAGAAAGTCTGAGCTAGAATTACCACTGGATCCAAGGAAATTAGAGTCTAAAGTTAAATCACTGTTATCAAAGTTACAAAACGCGGAAAAGGAAAACCAAGAATTGGAAGAAAAACTCCGTGACGTGGAAGACCGCGCCGATGCCCTGGAAGATGATCTTCACACAAGTCAGAGTTCTAGAAGGGTTCTGGAAGACAGGGTGTCAAAATTGGAAGCTGAAAAGACAGATCTTTCCAAGAAAGCAAAAACCAACAGCGATGTTTTAAAAAGGGTAGCAGAATCAGAGGGAGATAAGAGAGCCCTGGAAGATAAACTATCCGAGCAAACTCAATATTTAGAAAACTTATCACAGAAATACGACTCTCTCAAGGAAAAGATTGAGAATTACGATATTCTAGAAGAAAAGGTTTACCTTTTGGAACGGGAAAGGAAAGACCTCAGAGATACAAAGCAGTCATTAGAAGACAAAATTGCACATCTTCAGGTGGAAAAGGAGGAATTAACAAAAATGAACGAGAAGAATTCCTTGATCAATAGAGACCTTGACAATGAGATTGCAAAGCTTAAAGCGCACAGAGACGAGATTGAAAACCAATACGTTTGTCTTCGAACCGAGAAGGAGTCTTTGGTCGAGGAACTCACGAAGCGATTCAATATTTTAGATGAACAGAAAAAGTCTCTTAGCCAAGATAAGAGTAACCTAGAGACAAAGTTAAGCGCATTTGAAATCGAAAACAAGAATTTGAGGCTAAAACTTGAGGACTTAACAAAAGACATAGAATCTTTGAAAGAAGTTTCCAAGCAAAATGAGCaggggaaagaaaaagaagaactaGAAAAAGAATTGACGaaagttaaaatacaaaaagacGAAGCCAAGGAAACTTGTGAAGAATTGACTTCAAAACTTAGCAAGGCATACGCAGAATTGGAACAGTTAAAGCCCGCAAAAATGGGTCATGTGACAG aAAATCGCCAAGAAGATATTTCAGctttgaaggaaaaattgtCTTCCCTGGAGGAGGAAAGGGATAACCTGGAAGATGATCTTGACGACAGGGAAGCTGAAATCGTCgaattaaaagggaaaattgaGCATCTTGAGGCAGAGAACAAGGACAGAAACAAAGACATCATGAATTACAAGTCACAGTTAGAAGTAGCCAACGAGGAAATTAAGTCCTGGAGAACGAGAAAGGATGGCACAAGCTCGGCGATGCCTAAAGAAGACCAAGGAAAcctgaatgaaaaaataaaggattACGAATCTATGATGAGTAAGCTGACgaaagaaatttcttctttaCAAGGCAAACTTTCTGCAGCAGAACAGCTTAACAAAACTTTGGAGGAAAAGGTGAAATCCAGTACACAG GAAAGTTTCCTCGATCCTAATATGGAAGGCGAAATCATTGGAAGAAGTGAAAATACACTAGAATATGCGTCTATGGATTTCGATTGCTTTGACACAGCTGACCATAGTCCAAGTGAAGATAGAAATGGTCGAGACGAACGCATTTCGCCTCAGGGAAGAATCAACAATGAGTTgaacagagaagaaaaaagcgAGAAGTTCGTCTTGTTGAAAAAAGAGTTCGAGAAAGTAAGGAGGATTTCTGAGGATGCTGAGACGAGGTTAGCGGAGGAATTAAAGAAGAATCAGATTTTGGAAGATGAGATTGAAGATTTTGAAGTAAGGGAAGAGAAAGGTCTGAGATTGTACAGAGAGCTAAAGGAGGAATGTAATCGATTGAGGGCACAGCTGAATGACAATGAATCACCTGAGAACCAAGTTGAGGCTCGCTTGCGAGAAAAGCTAAAAAGTAATGAAGAAGAAACTGAAGCTCTTTGCAAGCAACTCGATTCGTTGAAAAAAGAACTAAAAGTgatcaaagaagaaagagaaaagggtGACACACTTTATACTAACCTTTCTGAGAGATAcagaaatttgttgaaagagaaaaagatctTGGAGCAGGAGAAACATGAGCGCGATGAGAGCGAAACGAAATCGCGAGAGCTTGAGGACTCGCTACAAACGCGAATTCTTGAACTGACGAACATGAAAGACGAGATTGAGTCCATGCGGGATAAGCTGCGATCGCTGGTACGAGAGAAAGAGGAAGGTATAAAGGAATTTTCGATACTTCAAAAAGACCTTGTTAAGGCAACAAATGACCGCCGTCAACTCGAAAAACAAGTAAAGGACGAAATATTCCGCGCTGAAAAGTTGGAAAGAGACCGTTTCGTATTACAAGGAAAGATTGAGGAGATGCAAAAAAGTTTGCATACACAAGATTTGGTCGCGGCAGCTGATAAAAAGGCGATAGACGCCTACGTCGATGAAATTAGACTTCTTAAGGACGAAAAGGGCAACGCGGTTAAGGAAGTAGATAGGCTGAGAAAGCACAGCAAAAATTTGATGCATGATCTagagaaaattgcaaaagaaaggGAAGACGTGGAAACTCTGAAAATCTTCAAAGAGCAAGCGatcaaagaaatcaaaactttgaaagatgAAAACCAACGTCTTAATCAAAAGAGCGAAGATTTCGACCAAATAACAGCCGATCTTAACACTCTCAGGACGGAAAAAGCAATCGGATTGCAACATCTGGGAATTTTAGAAGAAGAAAGTGAGATTGCTTCGAGAGAGATTGCAGCactaaaaagtgaaaatgagctTCTTCTTGAGAAAGCTAACCAGCTCGAAGAATTGAAAGAAACCTTTGAAGCACTTAAAGATGATGCCGAAAGCCTACGAGAAAACATCGAGGCTCTAAAACTCGAGAGAAAGGCCACAGAGAAAGAAATTGAGGAGTTGAGAAATACAAATAATCTTCACCTTGAAAAGATTGTGGAATATGACAGAATGCAAGAGGATCTTGAAacattgaaagaagagaaagtgaTGGGACTAATAGAGTTAAGTAGCTTGAGAGAGAAAAATGCTGCTCTTTTGGAAGAGGTCAAGGCAACGGATGAACTTAAGAGAGAATGTGACCTCATTAAAAGCGAGAAAGAGAGAGCATTTGAAGAAAATAGGATTTTGATTGAGCGTAACGAATCCTTGGTCAAAGAACAAGAAAGCGATCAAAGAATAACATTAGCATTTAAGGCAGCGGAAGATGAGGCCGAAAGGATTTCCAAGGAAAATGGAGTCTTGGCGGAAAAATGCCAAACTCTAAGGAGCAAAATTAAGGAGTTAACTTTGCTCAATGATAGTCATTTGATGGAGCTGAGCAGGTTGAATCATGATTTGGGTGAATCTAGGAAGGAAAAAGAAGCTCTTTCGGCTGAGCTTGAATCTTTCCATGTTATCAAAAAAGATCTCAATGCCTCATTGGAAAGCAATCGGAGACTTAATAAGGAATCAAGAGATCTCGAAGTCAACTTGGAAACTCAAGCTTTGGAAACGATGagattgaaaaaggaaataaacgtcctaaagaaaaagaatgacGCTCTGACAACGGAAATTGAACGCCTTCAAGGACAGAATGCCATCATAGAAAATCAAACCTCGATAGCACTCTTGGAAGATGGGGAAGAATCAGAGCAGATTTACGAACCGAAACCTAGCAATGCTACAGACGTACGAAGAAAACTTGACGAATTCACAACTTTTGAAGAAATAGCAGGTAAATACAACGTTGAAGAAGAAAAGCCTGGAAATGTTAAACTTACAAAGTGTAACAAACGCAACGAAACAGAAGCCTTAAAACAAGAAGTGGATTTCCTTCAGAAAGAAGTTGAAGACTTAAGTGAAGATCACAAGGAACTTTTGCAGTCTTATAACGCCTTGCAAAAAGAATATGATAATTCTAAAGATAAATTTGGCATTCTTGAAAAGAGTTTGGAAATAAAGTCCAGAGAAATGAAAAGTATGACCGAAGTAAGAGACCTTTTAGAAAACACGAAGATTGAACTTGAAAACGAGCTGAAAGTTACATCCCAAGAAAACGTCCAAGTCAGCAGGGAACTagaaactttaaaagaaaagtttgattcTCAGTGCCGCAGTCTGGAGAACGCCGaaaaggaaattggaaatctatttaaagaaaatgaggaaCTACATCAAAATCACATCGAACTGGAGGAACGGTACGGACGTATCAGGAAACTGAACAGAGAACTCGAGGAGGACATTGATATCGAGACTGGAAAGCTCGTTGAGGCAAAAGAACGCATTTCTGAactcaagaaagaaaattccCTTCTTCAACAAATGAATTTAAACCTGCAACACGAAATTGACAAACTGAAAGGAGTTCCCGAGTTAAGTGGTCAGGAACAGGGCGGAGTGGCCAAAAAGGTTAAACATCTAGAGAAAAAGATAAGTGTTGCTCAACTGCAGAAAGGCGATTTTGAAACTCGATCTCCCGGGGAGAAGAACAAAGCCCAGAACACCACAGAAAAGAACATGGTCAAGGTTTTGGGGGATGAAACGCGAAAGCCTCAAGGTTGGGCAGAAAAcgtaaaggaaaataaaccaCAGCAAAACCAGGGGGAAAGAACAGTATGGACACTAGAACAAGAAATAAAGAGCCTTCGTCCCAACAAAGAACGAGCTGAGTCCTTGGCTAAAGAATTGGATCAGGTTAGACAAAGACTTGacaacgaaataaaaattaggGAAAGCAAAAATGAAGAGAGCAgccagaagaaaaaagaaaacgactCCTTAATTTACGAGCTTGAAAGCACCCGTCACAGAATTGTTTCAAACGTGATAAATCCGTTGGAAGAAGCGAAACTCCCGTGGAAATTTCGCGTCACCGCCGCCGACATATCAGCGGGAAAAAGCAAAGCATGGTCGAGCATCAAGGAAAGTATTGGAACCCTGATATGGGACCGAGAAAGATTGGTAAATGACAACAAGGTCTTAAagcaagaaaatactgagctGAAGCGCGAATGCCAAGAACCAAtgaaaggcaaagaaaaaatcaag AAATTTGAAGAATTAGTTGGTAAACATCCCACCGATGAAGACATCTTATctaaaaagcaagaaataaagGCTATTCACGAGACAATAGCTTCTGATAAGGACAAGTTGACACAActtcaacaacaaaaagaagatCTGCTTCTTAAAATCGAGTTTATGAAGCGAATGCAATCAACTGCTGGCCAAGAGAGAGATCAACTGGCGGCTGGAAAGAGCCTCTTTACGTCGGATGGGAGACTGGGGCCGAGCTCTCACTCAAGGTTTAAGTTTCGTAGATTTCAATCGGTGGAGAGCATTTCAATCCTTAAAGAACGGGATACCTTCGAAGAGAAGCAAGATCCTGTTGATTTTCCCACACAGACTCTCACCGTAAAAACGCAGTGGACTGGGAACGAGCGAAGCGAAATCTCGACAGGCGAGGAGCAACTTCAAGTTGCGCGACAATTG GAAGTTGATGTACTGCTGACCAAAATCGAAGAATCCTCACCCGGAAATGCGGCAGTGGAAAGCTTTTCATCAGACGTAGAAAATTTCAAAGCGGAAATTTTACGACTCGAGGGCGAGAACAAACGGTTGAAAGAACTTGCAAATGAGCCAATACTTGCGtcatcacagaaaaaaatggaaTCGTTAGAAGCCATGAATAACTTTctaaaaagcgaaaaagaagAGCtcattctagaaatttctgCCAAGAATAAGAAAATTGAACTTTTGGAGAAACGCGTTAGGGAGTTGACCGAGATGAGGAGTAATGTCGTCAATGGATCGAGAAATGGAATTCACGACGAGGCTGATTTGCAAACAAATGCATTAGATGAGGAACTCAGCAAGACTAAGCACAGAGTATGTGAGCTTGAG GCTGAACTTGAACATCTAAGCAACAGTCACAAATCCAAACTAAAGCGAGAGCTGGACGAAGTCGAGGCAAAGTGGACAAAACGGTtgag AAAAGAGTGCATGGAGCTTCAGTCAGAGTTGTCGGAGAAACACAGCAAGGAAAAACAGCTTTGGCAAAAGAAAGAAGTGGAACTTcaaaacatt atTCGTCAAATGAAGATCGTGATGGACAAGAGGCTTAGTCAAGCGGAAACTGAACGGAGGAAACTAGAACAGGAATTGAATACTGTGAAAACGTCCGGTTTCCATGGCAGCACGATAAGCCTCGATTCAAACTCAGACGACTCAGCTGGAGGCGTATCTCCAGATCCAGGGAAAGGCAAGGACGCGACTCAGtctg ATGGTTTAAGCGACCGCGAACTACGGCGAGTTGCTTACAAATTGAATGGAGAGGAGTGGTCTCGGCTTGGAACATTCCTTGGGGTAGGGGACAGGGATCTTGGTCAGCTCGGTGGACTAAGCATGGGTCCTCAGGAGAAAGCTTTTAAATTATTGGTCATGTGGAGGACTCGATGTCGTTTAAGCCGAGCTCAAATGATTTCACATTTAGCTGTAGCGCTCGAGGAGGTCAACAGAAAGGATGTTGCCCAGTTTGTTTTAGAGCAGTTTATGTCTGGAAAACCTAGAAAGAAATTGTTTGGGTGGTAA